GTTCAGGTCGAGAATCGCGGATGGCCGGTGCACGTCGAAGTTCATCTCGACCATGACGTCCGTGCCGCCGGAGATCGGCAGCGCGGTGGGGTGCTCGGCCTTCGCCGCGAGTGCCTCGTCCCAGGTAGCGGGCCGAAGGAACTCCATGCGGGTGTCTCCTCAAGTTGTCGCCGACCGGACGCGGGCACTGCGCCCTTGCCGGTGGCCGGGCCCGGAGGCCGATCGGTCACCGCGGTGCAGCCCGGCGGCGTGTTGGCAAGTGAACTCCTGTGACCGGGGCCACTGGCAGTCACCGATGGCATGAGGACCGGGAGTGACCTGCGGCACCGTCCTGTACGTTCCTCTAAGGTGGACGATCCCGCAGCTCACCTCGTGCACACTGGGCCGTCCCGGCACCGGAATCACCCCCACCCTCACCCTCACAGACCAACCGGAAGGACCCGCCCATGCGCGTCCGCGACCTGCTCGCCCCCGGCGCCCCCCCGCTGCGCCTGCTCACCGGAGAGGACGAGCTCGACCGGCAGGTCACCGGCGTGATGACCACCGACCTGCAGGACCCCGGCCGCTACCTGCACGGCGGCGAACTCGTCCTCACCGGCATGCTCTGGCGCACCGAGGCCGCCGACTCCGAGCGCTTCGTGCGCACCATCGTCGCGGGCGGCGCCGCCGCGCTCGGCGCCGGCGAGGCCGAGGTCGGCCCCGTGCCCGCCGACCTCGCCGACGCCTGCCGCCGGCACCGCCTGCCGCTGCTGGTGGTCCCCGACGACATCGCCTTCGGCGCCGTCACCGAGTACGTCGGCCGGCAGGTCTCCGCCGACCGGGCCGCCGACCTCGCCGCCCTGGTCGACCGCCACCGCCTGCTGGTCTCCGCCGCCGGCGCGGGCGGCCTGGACGCCGTCCTCGACCTGCTCGGCGGCGACCTCGACCTGGACTGCTGGGTGCTCACCCCCACCGGCCGGGTGGTCGCCGGACCGGCCGACCGGCTGCCCACCGCCGACCGCGACCAGCTGTCCCGCGCCCACCTCGCCGCCCAGCGCCAGCGCCGCCGGCCCCCGCACCGGGTCCGGCTCGCCACCGGCACCTACTCGCTGCTGCCCGCCGCCGCCGAGACCACCCACGAGGCCCCGCTCGCCGACTGGATCCTCGCGGTGGCCGGCGACGTCACCGAGTGGACGCCCAAGCGCCAGCAGCTCGCCGACAACCTGGCCCGGCTGGTCGCCGCCGAACGCACCCGCCGCGACGAGGGCGGCCGGCTGCGCCGCCGGATCGCCGACGAGGTGCTGGCCCTGCTCCAGCAGGACGCCGACCCCGCCGAGATCGGCCGCGCCCTGCAGGCCTCCACCACCATGGCCACCCGCTACGAGGGCTCCGCCGGGACCGCCGCCGACAGCCAGCAGTGGCTGGTGCTGTCCGCCGACGCCACCGGCCTGCCCGACGGCGCGCTCCGCCCGGTCCTCGAAGAAGCCCTGGCCGGGGCCACCGACCGCGCCCTGGTCGCCGCCCTCGGCGCGACCGGCGCCGTCGTCGTGCTGCCCGCCCTGGACGTCGCCGTCCCCGCCGACGCGGTGCGCGCCCTGCTCGCCCCGCTGGAGGCCGGACTCGGCTCCGAGGGCCGGATCACCGTCGGGGTGTGCGCCCCCGCCGCCGAGTCCGGCGGCCTGCGCGGCGCCCTGGAGGAGGCCCGGCACGCCCGCCGGATCGCCGCCGCCCGGGTCGGCCGGGTCTGCGTCGCCGGCCCCGAGGAACTCGCCTCGCACGTGCTGCTGCTGGCCGCCGTCCCCGACGAGGTCCGGCGCGCCTTCCGCTCCCGGCTGCTCGACAAGGTCATCGCCTACGACCTGGAGCACCAGGCCGACCTGGTCCGCACCCTGGAGGCGTTCCTGCGCTCCGACGGGTCCTGGACCAGGTGCGCCGCCCAGCTGCACGTCCACGTGAACACGCTGCGGTACCGGATCGGCCGGATCGAGGAGCTGACGGGCCGTGACCTGTCCAGG
The DNA window shown above is from Streptomyces sp. TLI_171 and carries:
- a CDS encoding PucR family transcriptional regulator ligand-binding domain-containing protein; amino-acid sequence: MRVRDLLAPGAPPLRLLTGEDELDRQVTGVMTTDLQDPGRYLHGGELVLTGMLWRTEAADSERFVRTIVAGGAAALGAGEAEVGPVPADLADACRRHRLPLLVVPDDIAFGAVTEYVGRQVSADRAADLAALVDRHRLLVSAAGAGGLDAVLDLLGGDLDLDCWVLTPTGRVVAGPADRLPTADRDQLSRAHLAAQRQRRRPPHRVRLATGTYSLLPAAAETTHEAPLADWILAVAGDVTEWTPKRQQLADNLARLVAAERTRRDEGGRLRRRIADEVLALLQQDADPAEIGRALQASTTMATRYEGSAGTAADSQQWLVLSADATGLPDGALRPVLEEALAGATDRALVAALGATGAVVVLPALDVAVPADAVRALLAPLEAGLGSEGRITVGVCAPAAESGGLRGALEEARHARRIAAARVGRVCVAGPEELASHVLLLAAVPDEVRRAFRSRLLDKVIAYDLEHQADLVRTLEAFLRSDGSWTRCAAQLHVHVNTLRYRIGRIEELTGRDLSRLEDRVDFYLALELA